The proteins below come from a single Triticum aestivum cultivar Chinese Spring chromosome 5D, IWGSC CS RefSeq v2.1, whole genome shotgun sequence genomic window:
- the LOC123124900 gene encoding ethylene-responsive transcription factor ERF109-like — MATANQDCAATFQFHDHRGGPAATELHGRTISSEQEHGIIVAALRHVVSGYTTAPPEVVVAVACGRCGIDGCLGCDFFGATEPEAEAAAVPVGAAGGGQRKRRRKKNVYRGVRQRPWGKWAAEIRDPRRAVRKWLGTFDTAEDAARAYDLAALEFRGPRARLNFPCSDEPLRVHGSGNGGDGDAGAAPQNETLTTPSPCSTDAGQRTPGQWQLAADGAGDQLWEGLQDLMTIDGEGPWFAPFSSPA; from the coding sequence ATGGCCACTGCGAACCAAGACTGCGCCGCGACGTTCCAGTTCCACGACCATCGCGGAGGTCCGGCAGCGACGGAGCTCCACGGCCGGACGATCTCCTCCGAGCAGGAGCACGGCATCATCGTCGCCGCGCTGCGGCACGTCGTGTCCGGCTACACCACGGCGCCGCCGGAGGTCGTCGTGGCCGTGGCGTGCGGGCGGTGCGGCATCGACGGCTGCCTCGGGTGCGACTTCTTCGGGGCCACCgagccggaggcggaggcggcggccgtgcCCGTGGGAGCGGCGGGAGGGGGCCAGAGGAAGCGGCGGAGGAAGAAGAACGTCTACCGCGGCGTGCGGCAGCGGCCGTGGGGGAAGTGGGCGGCGGAGATCCGCGACCCGCGCCGCGCGGTGCGCAAGTGGCTCGGGACCTTCGACACCGCCGAGGATGCCGCGCGGGCGTACGACCTCGCCGCGCTCGAGTTCCGCGGCCCGCGCGCCAGGCTCAACTTCCCGTGCTCCGACGAGCCTCTGCGTGTGCACGGGAGCGGCAATGGCGGTGATGGTGATGCTGGCGCGGCGCCGCAGAACGAGACTCTGACCACGCCGTCGCCGTGCAGCACGGACGCCGGCCAGAGGACGCCGGGACAATGGCAGCTGGCTGCGGACGGGGCCGGCGACCAGCTGTGGGAAGGCTTGCAGGATCTCATGACGATAGATGGAGAGGGCCCATGGTTCGCGCCATTTTCGAGTCCAGCATAA